CCGTTGCCACCGGGCAGGTAGCTGCGCAGCCGCGCCAGCAGGCCGGGATCCGCGTCGGTGTGCAGAGGCGGCGGCACGACGGCTTCACCATTCAGATCGACGATGACCGTCAGATCGGTCAGTGTGCGCAGGGTCGGCGCCACCGGCACCGGATTCAGCAGGCCGCCGTCGACCAGCAGGCGGCCGCGGTAGGCGTGTGGCGTAAACACCGATGGCACGGCCATCGAGGCACGGATGGCTTCGAACAGCGAGCCGTCCGACAGCCACACCTCGCGACCGCGTTCGATGTCGACGGCGACCGCAGTGTAGTCGAGCGGCAGATCCTCGATATTGCATTCTCCGACCAGCTCGCGCAGGCGCTGGATCAATACCTCGCCACGGATCAGGCCGCCGCCGGACAGCGTTAGGTCGAGCAGGCGGAGCATGTCGGACTGCCCGAGCGCGGTCACCCACTTTTCGTAGGCGTCGAGTCCGCCCAGCGCGTGAATGCCACCCACCAGCGCGCCCATCGACGAGCCCGAAATCGCGCGGATGTCATAGCCGCGCGAATCCAGCTCGCGGATGACGCCGATGTGCGCCAGCCCGCGCGCGCCGCCGGAACCGAGCACCAGCGAGACGGTAGGTCGGTTGCCCTTCGGATTCATGCGGGCCCGCCGCACAGGTCAAGCTGCGTCAGGTGCAGGCGCAGATCGAATTCATACTGGTGGTACTGCGGTTCCATATGTGTACATAACTGGTAGAACGCCTTGTCGTGCTCGCGCGACTTCAGGTGGGCCAGTTCGTGTACGACGATCATCTTCAGGAATTCCGGTGGCGCGTCGCGGAACAGCGTGGCGACCCGTATTTCGTGCTTGGCCTTCAGCTTGCCGCCCTGCACACGCGACACCGTGGTGTGCGTGCCGAGCGCCCGGGCGACCAGACCGAGGCTGCTGTCGTACATGACCTTGTTGATCTGCGCGCCATTGCGAAGATGGCGCTGCTTCAGCGCCATCACGTAATCGTACAGTGCGCCGTCGCTGCGCACCGCATGCGTGTCGGGATAACGCGCCTTCAGTGTTTCGGCGAGCCGACCCTGCTCGATCAGCGCGCACACCTGATCCTGGATGTGCGCCGGGTAGCCGGCCAGGTACTTCAGCGTGTCCATTGCGCCCGGGCGGAGGGGGCGGATTGCGTCCGCTCCCCTTCCGCTGCACTCAGTCGCGGAAGGCCTCGACCGGAATCTCGATGTAGACGATGTCGCTGATGCCCGGCAGGTACTTGGTCATGCCGAAGTCGGAGCGCTTGATCGTGGTCGAAATGTCAGCGCCGCACAGTGGCTTCTTGTTGATCGGGTGCGTACCGCAGGCAAAGCCCTTCACGTCCAGCGTGACCGGCTTGGTCACCCCGAGCAGCGTCAGGTCGCCCTCGGCACCGACCAGCTTGTCACCATCGAACATGAGCTTCGTGGATTTGAAGGTCATGGCGGGAAACTGCTCGGAATTGAAGAAGTCCTCGCCGCGCATGTGCTTGTCCCACGCTTCAAGACCCATGTCGATCGAGGCGGTATCGATCTTCACCTCGATGCTGCCGCTGTTCTGCGACGGCACCAGCATGATCTTGCCGCTGGTACTGTTGAAGCGGCCGCGCTGGGTTGAAAAGCCGAGGTGGTTGATTTCGAAGGTCGGGAAGGTGTGACGGGAATCGATGGTGTAGCTGTCGGCCGCCATTGCACCGGTAGTCAGCGAGGCGCCCATCAACAGGCCGAACAGAGCGGGAGTGAGTTTCATGTGGGTTCCAGAATCTTGTTGAATGAAGACCAACGCACGGCCTACTTGCCTGCGACGGCCAGCTTGAAACGGATCTGCACCTCGTCGGCAACGACCGAGGTATCGCCCCAGGCGCCCGTGCCGACGCCAAACTCTAGGCGCTTGATCGGAAAACTGCCTTCCAGCAGCGCGCCGCTGCCGTCAGGCTTGAGCGTGAAGGGGGCCGCGACTTCGCGTGTCTTGCCCTTGATGCTCATCTGGCCGCGCACTTCGTAACGGTTGTTGCCAAGCGGCTTGACCGAACTGGACACGAAGCGCGCCGTCGGATGCTGCTTCACATCGAACCAGTTCTTGCCCTTGACCTCATCGTTCGCTTCCGGACCGCCGGCATCGATCGACGCCAGTTCGATGTCGAGCGTGGCGCTGCCGGCTTCCGGCTTCGCCAGGTCGAAGTCCAGCGTGGCCGAAAATCGGGTAAACCGGCCATCGACCGACACGCCCATCTGCTGGGACACGAAGGCCAGCGAGCTTTTCTCCGGCAAGACTCGCGAATAGCTGCCTGCCGCGTGCACTGCGGACGACAGCAGCGCGAGGCCCGCGCCCAACGCCAGCACACGGCGCGCAAGCGGCGAAATTCCCTGCATCATCGACGGCTCCAGACTGTGAAAGACACCGGTGTGATGTCAGCGGAGCCAAAAAATTCCGCTGCAGGATCCGGCCGCCACGCGGCCGGGCGATCAGCCGGCACGCGCTGCAATCTGCTTTTCGAGCTCGGACACCCGCGCTTCCAGCCCTTCGAGCTGCGCCCGGGTGCGCGCCAGCACATCCTTCTGCACATCGAATTCTTCGCGCGTGACCAGGTCGAGGCGCGAAAACATGGCGCTTGCCATCGCCTTGGCGTTTTTCTCCAGATCCCTGGCCGGGCTGGCGGCAAGCAGTTCGGAAAAGCGCGACGACAGTTCTTCCAGCATCTTGGGATTCAGCATAGGTTTCTCTCCAGGCTATGGCCGGTACAACGCAGCACATCCGGTCTTCGCCGACCGCGAAGCCCCGCATTGTGCCGTCGCGCAGCGGAACGCGCGATCCCGGCGTGACGGAATTCACGACAAATGATTGCCGAGGCGGTGTGCGAGGCACCGATTGTGCACAAAGCAGCGCCGTTCGCCCGGGAATGCACCGTGTTGGTGCAAGACCATATTGCAGTGCGTGCATTTGGGGCGGGGGATCCCCTCGGACCGTCCCGGATATTCGCCGTACTGCATCAAACCATTGAAAAACAAGGAGTAACAACGTCTGGCACGTTCTGTGCAAGACAAGCCGGGCAGTTTCCCTAAATCAAGGAGTGAACCCAATGCAAAAGACTTTGATCGCCGCTGCCCTCGCCAGCGCACTGGCCGTGCCGGCCTTCACCGCTCAAGCCGAAGAGCCGGCCAGCCCGCATACCTTCACCGGCAACGTTGGTCTGTTCAGTCAGTACGTGTTCCGCGGCATCAGCCAGACCAATGAAGACCCGGCACTGCAGGGCGGTTTCGATTACTCGCACGCCAGCGGCTTCTACCTCGGCACCTGGGCATCGAACATTTCGTGGCTCAAGGACGCGCCGGCAGGCGTCGACCCGGCCTACTCGAGCTCCAGCATGGAAATCGACGTGTATGGTGGCTATCGCGGCGCCTTCGGCGAAACCGGCATCGGCTACGACGTCGGCCTGCTGCAGTACATCTACCCGGGCGACCGCAACCCCGGCGTCACCAAGGCCGACACGCTGGAAGCCTACGCCGCTGTCAGCTGGAGCTTCCTGAGCGCCAAGTACTCGTACAGCCTGGGCGACACCTTCGGTGTGAACAACTCGTCAGGCACCTGGTACCTCGACCTGTCGGCCAACTACCCGATCACCGAAGCGCTGACATTGAACCTGCACTACGGCATCCAGGACTTCAGCGGTTCCAACGCCGGCGTGAAGAACGACGACATCGCTTCGTACGAAGACTGGAAGATCGGCCTGTCGTACGCCCTTCCGCAAGGTTTCACGGTCGGCGCCTTCTACACCGACACCAGCATGAACAGCGCGGAGAAGGCCTTCTACACGAACCTCAAGGGCAAGTATCTGGGTGACGACCAGTATGTGGTGTTCCTGACCAAGACGTTCTGATCCAAACAACGCTTCACGGTATCTGCCAGGGGATTGTCATGAAACTAGTCACAGCCATCATCAAGCCGTTCAAGCTTGACGAAGTACGCGAGGCCCTATCGGCCATCGGCGTGCAGGGCATCACCGTTACCGAGGTGAAAGGATTCGGCCGCCAGAAAGGTCACACCGAGTTGTACCGGGGTGCCGAGTACGTCGTCGATTTCCTGCCCAAGGTGAAGATCGAGGCTGCAGTCAGCGACGAGCTGGTCGACAGCGTGGTCGAAGCCATAGAAAAGTCTGCCAGCACCGGCAAGATCGGTGACGGCAAGATTTTCGTTTTCGATCTGGAACAGGTCGTCCGCATCCGCACCGGTGAAACCGGCGTCGATGCGCTTTAAGGGAGAACACAAGATGAAACGTTTCCTGGGCATCCTGTGCGCAACCTTGGCTATCGGCCTGGCTGCGCCTGTCATGGCAGAAGATCCCCCGGCAGCTCCGGCTGTCGTTACCGAAGAAGCAGCGGCCGCTCCGGCAGATGCGGCAGTTGAAGCACCGATGGCGGCGGAAGCTGCACCTGCCGAGGCTGCACCGGCTGAAGAAGTGAAGGCGGAGGTCCACAAGGGCGACATCGCCTGGATGCTGGTTGCCACCATCATCGTGCTGTTCATGGCCCTGCCCGGCCTGGCGCTGTTCTATGGCGGCATGGTTCGCGCCAAGAACATGCTGTCGGTGCTGATGCAGGTCATGGTCGTCTTCTCGTTGATCGGCATCCTGTGGATCGTCTATGGCTACAGCCTGGCCTTCACCGAAGCGACGCCATTCATCGGCTCGCTGGACAAGATGTTCCTCAGCGGCGTGACGGTTGATTCCCTTTCCGACACATTCAGTGCCGACGTGAAGATTCCGGAATATCTGTTCGTCATGTTCCAGCTGACCTTCGCCGGCATCACCGCTGCGCTGATCGTCGGATCGTTCGCCGAGCGGGTGAAGTTCTCCGCAGTGCTGCTGTTCAGCGTGCTGTGGTTCACCTTCTCGTACATCCCCATCGCTCACATGGTGTGGGGCGCCGGCGGTTACCTGCTGGGTCACGGTGCGCTGGACTTCGCGGGCGGCACGGTGGTGCACATCAACGCCGGTGTGGCCGGTCTGGTGGGTGCCTACATGGTCGGCAAGCGCATCGGCTACGGCAAGGAATCGATGGCGCCGCACTCGCTGGTGCTGACGATGGTTGGTGCGTCCATGCTGTGGGTGGGCTGGTTCGGTTTCAACGCCGGCTCCAACCTCGAAGCGAATGCCGGCACGGTGCTCGCTGCACTCAACACCATGGTTGCCGCTGCAGCGGGCATCGTGGCGTGGGTCGCCGCGGAAGCCGTGTTCAAGGGCAAGCCGTCGATGCTCGGTGCGGCATCGGGCTCGATCGCCGGTCTGGTGGCAATCACACCGGCCTGCGGTACGGTCGGACCGATCGGCGCGCTGGTCATCGGCCTGCTGGCTGGCGTGATCTGCCTGTGGGGTGTCAATGGCCTCAAGCACATGCTTGGCGCAGATGATTCGCTCGACGTGTTCGGCGTCCATGGCGTCGGCGGTATCGTCGGTGCGATTCTGACCGGCGTGTTCACGGCTCCTT
The sequence above is a segment of the Methyloversatilis sp. RAC08 genome. Coding sequences within it:
- a CDS encoding patatin-like phospholipase family protein — its product is MNPKGNRPTVSLVLGSGGARGLAHIGVIRELDSRGYDIRAISGSSMGALVGGIHALGGLDAYEKWVTALGQSDMLRLLDLTLSGGGLIRGEVLIQRLRELVGECNIEDLPLDYTAVAVDIERGREVWLSDGSLFEAIRASMAVPSVFTPHAYRGRLLVDGGLLNPVPVAPTLRTLTDLTVIVDLNGEAVVPPPLHTDADPGLLARLRSYLPGGNGNGAVKVAESGLAMSDVLMRSLETMQAALTRRNLAVFWPDVVISVPKNTCRFHEFHLASPLIEYGRRLAVDALDRLEASSGARGGPPSP
- a CDS encoding M48 family metallopeptidase, producing the protein MDTLKYLAGYPAHIQDQVCALIEQGRLAETLKARYPDTHAVRSDGALYDYVMALKQRHLRNGAQINKVMYDSSLGLVARALGTHTTVSRVQGGKLKAKHEIRVATLFRDAPPEFLKMIVVHELAHLKSREHDKAFYQLCTHMEPQYHQYEFDLRLHLTQLDLCGGPA
- a CDS encoding YceI family protein; the encoded protein is MKLTPALFGLLMGASLTTGAMAADSYTIDSRHTFPTFEINHLGFSTQRGRFNSTSGKIMLVPSQNSGSIEVKIDTASIDMGLEAWDKHMRGEDFFNSEQFPAMTFKSTKLMFDGDKLVGAEGDLTLLGVTKPVTLDVKGFACGTHPINKKPLCGADISTTIKRSDFGMTKYLPGISDIVYIEIPVEAFRD
- a CDS encoding YceI family protein; this translates as MMQGISPLARRVLALGAGLALLSSAVHAAGSYSRVLPEKSSLAFVSQQMGVSVDGRFTRFSATLDFDLAKPEAGSATLDIELASIDAGGPEANDEVKGKNWFDVKQHPTARFVSSSVKPLGNNRYEVRGQMSIKGKTREVAAPFTLKPDGSGALLEGSFPIKRLEFGVGTGAWGDTSVVADEVQIRFKLAVAGK
- a CDS encoding accessory factor UbiK family protein, coding for MLNPKMLEELSSRFSELLAASPARDLEKNAKAMASAMFSRLDLVTREEFDVQKDVLARTRAQLEGLEARVSELEKQIAARAG
- a CDS encoding TorF family putative porin, which encodes MQKTLIAAALASALAVPAFTAQAEEPASPHTFTGNVGLFSQYVFRGISQTNEDPALQGGFDYSHASGFYLGTWASNISWLKDAPAGVDPAYSSSSMEIDVYGGYRGAFGETGIGYDVGLLQYIYPGDRNPGVTKADTLEAYAAVSWSFLSAKYSYSLGDTFGVNNSSGTWYLDLSANYPITEALTLNLHYGIQDFSGSNAGVKNDDIASYEDWKIGLSYALPQGFTVGAFYTDTSMNSAEKAFYTNLKGKYLGDDQYVVFLTKTF
- the glnK gene encoding P-II family nitrogen regulator, encoding MKLVTAIIKPFKLDEVREALSAIGVQGITVTEVKGFGRQKGHTELYRGAEYVVDFLPKVKIEAAVSDELVDSVVEAIEKSASTGKIGDGKIFVFDLEQVVRIRTGETGVDAL
- a CDS encoding ammonium transporter translates to MKRFLGILCATLAIGLAAPVMAEDPPAAPAVVTEEAAAAPADAAVEAPMAAEAAPAEAAPAEEVKAEVHKGDIAWMLVATIIVLFMALPGLALFYGGMVRAKNMLSVLMQVMVVFSLIGILWIVYGYSLAFTEATPFIGSLDKMFLSGVTVDSLSDTFSADVKIPEYLFVMFQLTFAGITAALIVGSFAERVKFSAVLLFSVLWFTFSYIPIAHMVWGAGGYLLGHGALDFAGGTVVHINAGVAGLVGAYMVGKRIGYGKESMAPHSLVLTMVGASMLWVGWFGFNAGSNLEANAGTVLAALNTMVAAAAGIVAWVAAEAVFKGKPSMLGAASGSIAGLVAITPACGTVGPIGALVIGLLAGVICLWGVNGLKHMLGADDSLDVFGVHGVGGIVGAILTGVFTAPSLGGTGADDFSIGSQVTVQVMSVVITIIWSAVVSFIAFKLVDIFIGLRVPEDEEREGLDVTAHGETAYRI